Proteins encoded together in one Citromicrobium bathyomarinum window:
- a CDS encoding phage portal protein: MKSLTKGIAAGFGRMLDSVREMRHPGQATLFASLLRRTRFDYASEVGDGLDASVVTAPVMWLQRALTEATLAMREIKADGSHEDLHDHELLELMRNPNPFYGDIALWGAIALSFLIDGNAYLIKVKNAAGKPVQLWWVPWWMIEPHAPIDGGDFIQFYRYTPGTGAGVMLLDPDDVVHFRDGINPRNMKKGLSKLQGVLREIFSDLESSNFIASLLRNMGVPGTVISPKGGAMPTPEDVSATKAWFSQAYGGDNRGKVLVMGGQTEVQSFGFNPEQMNLSYGSNRAEERVCACLGIPAAVVGFGAGLEQTKVGATMEELRKLAWHNGVLPLGRQLVDELQRSLLPDFQRAQSQRGRRIELYWNTDDVLALQEDEDKQSARKLKEFQAGAITLHDYLTETGRPADDSHRLYMRPINYVVEPEDRLGRLRERERTAGEPAAAQAAPKGAKALPPAQVKHSETWLPEGAGTATEDEIARGERFVTRNEAAFSGLSAAFEQDLKPLFEGWGDEAARVALQVLEARELGPKAARPPQTKAANDRLVQEIIDLLNVEAWDRQLSAKYQAQYVQIARDVAEAIEQSGYGTMLPDARMLEVIDAGGTRAGLIDLDEQTRAALFKALTEGRAEGEGVNALANRIANMIEGGPFKDAATRAKVIARIETKHAQNISTLENGRSNGFSRFIVYDGRLGPDRSEPAHIARSGSIVSYEDAMTMTINMRPNCTLSFAPHVEF, from the coding sequence ATCGCCGCGGGCTTCGGGCGGATGCTCGATTCGGTGCGCGAGATGCGCCATCCGGGGCAGGCCACGCTGTTCGCCTCGCTGCTGCGCCGCACGCGGTTCGATTATGCGAGCGAGGTGGGAGACGGGCTGGACGCGAGCGTCGTCACCGCACCGGTTATGTGGTTGCAGCGTGCACTCACAGAAGCGACGCTGGCGATGCGCGAGATCAAGGCGGACGGCAGCCACGAGGATCTGCACGATCACGAGCTGCTGGAGCTGATGCGCAACCCGAACCCGTTCTACGGCGACATCGCGTTGTGGGGCGCGATCGCACTGTCCTTCCTGATCGATGGCAATGCCTACCTGATCAAGGTCAAGAACGCGGCGGGCAAGCCGGTGCAGCTGTGGTGGGTGCCGTGGTGGATGATCGAGCCGCACGCGCCGATCGACGGCGGCGACTTCATCCAGTTCTACCGCTACACGCCCGGCACCGGCGCGGGCGTGATGCTGCTGGACCCGGACGACGTGGTTCACTTCCGCGACGGCATCAACCCACGCAACATGAAGAAGGGCCTAAGTAAGCTCCAGGGCGTGCTGCGCGAGATCTTCAGCGACCTCGAAAGCAGCAACTTCATCGCCAGCCTGCTGCGCAATATGGGCGTGCCCGGCACGGTGATCAGCCCCAAGGGCGGCGCGATGCCGACGCCGGAGGATGTCAGCGCGACCAAGGCATGGTTTAGCCAGGCCTACGGCGGCGACAATCGCGGCAAGGTGCTGGTGATGGGCGGGCAGACCGAGGTGCAGAGCTTCGGCTTCAATCCCGAGCAGATGAACCTGAGCTACGGCTCCAACCGCGCCGAAGAGCGCGTCTGCGCGTGCCTGGGCATTCCGGCTGCCGTGGTCGGCTTCGGTGCGGGGCTGGAGCAGACGAAGGTCGGCGCGACGATGGAGGAGCTGCGCAAGCTCGCCTGGCACAACGGTGTGCTGCCGCTGGGTCGCCAGCTGGTCGACGAACTCCAGCGCAGCCTGCTGCCCGACTTCCAGCGGGCGCAATCGCAGCGCGGGCGCAGGATCGAGCTTTACTGGAACACGGACGACGTGCTCGCCCTGCAAGAGGACGAGGACAAGCAGAGCGCCCGCAAGCTGAAGGAATTTCAGGCCGGGGCGATCACGCTCCACGACTACCTCACCGAGACGGGCCGCCCGGCAGACGACAGCCATCGGCTCTACATGCGACCGATCAACTACGTGGTCGAGCCGGAAGACCGGCTTGGTCGCCTGCGCGAGCGCGAGCGGACGGCAGGCGAGCCAGCAGCTGCGCAGGCGGCACCGAAAGGCGCAAAGGCTCTGCCGCCCGCCCAGGTCAAGCATTCGGAGACGTGGCTGCCCGAGGGCGCGGGCACCGCGACCGAAGATGAGATCGCGCGTGGCGAGCGGTTCGTAACCCGGAATGAGGCGGCGTTTAGCGGCCTCTCAGCGGCGTTTGAGCAGGACCTTAAGCCCCTGTTCGAAGGCTGGGGAGACGAGGCCGCGCGGGTCGCGCTGCAAGTGCTTGAAGCGCGTGAGCTAGGCCCCAAGGCCGCGCGTCCTCCGCAAACCAAGGCCGCGAACGATCGGCTGGTGCAGGAGATCATCGACCTGCTCAACGTCGAGGCGTGGGATCGCCAGCTCTCCGCCAAGTACCAGGCCCAGTACGTCCAGATCGCGCGCGACGTTGCCGAGGCGATCGAGCAGTCAGGCTATGGCACGATGCTGCCCGATGCGCGGATGCTGGAGGTGATCGATGCAGGCGGCACCCGCGCCGGGCTGATCGACCTGGACGAACAGACCCGCGCCGCGCTGTTCAAGGCGCTGACCGAGGGCCGCGCGGAAGGCGAAGGCGTGAACGCGCTGGCCAACCGGATCGCCAACATGATCGAGGGCGGGCCGTTCAAGGATGCCGCCACGCGCGCCAAGGTGATCGCCCGGATCGAGACCAAGCACGCGCAGAATATCTCGACGCTGGAGAACGGCAGGTCGAACGGCTTCAGCCGCTTCATCGTTTACGACGGGCGGCTGGGGCCGGATCGATCGGAGCCCGCGCACATCGCGCGCAGCGGATCGATCGTCAGCTACGAAGACGCGATGACCATGACCATCAACATGCGGCCCAACTGCACGCTCAGCTTCGCGCCGCACGTAGAGTTTTAG
- a CDS encoding HK97 family phage prohead protease yields MQTKSLTVTEMGESGKGLALIATLSEVDHHGDTYEKGAFGWSGDQWCPLLTAHNAWGMPFGKARVFEDGDAAYAELHLNLDTQTGKEWHSALKFDLANGKSVQEWSYGFDTLDFDYRKRGDDDVRVLKRLDVVEVSTVVRGAGRGTRTVDMKGLKAAMKDGDFSTITQQLGVMAATIDADPAKLSATGLKQLGEIHANLGTVLALANRDPEAEAKAAAEIERMAGNAIARDAIRRAEAFIG; encoded by the coding sequence ATGCAAACCAAGAGCCTGACCGTCACCGAGATGGGCGAGAGCGGCAAGGGCCTCGCCCTGATCGCAACCCTCTCCGAAGTGGATCACCACGGCGACACCTACGAAAAGGGTGCATTCGGCTGGAGCGGCGATCAGTGGTGCCCGCTGCTGACCGCGCACAATGCCTGGGGCATGCCGTTCGGCAAGGCGCGCGTGTTCGAGGACGGCGATGCCGCCTACGCTGAGCTGCACCTCAATCTGGACACGCAGACCGGCAAGGAATGGCATTCGGCGCTGAAGTTCGATCTGGCCAACGGCAAGTCGGTGCAGGAATGGAGTTACGGCTTCGACACGCTCGACTTCGACTACCGCAAACGCGGAGATGATGACGTGCGCGTGCTCAAGCGGCTCGACGTGGTCGAAGTCTCGACCGTGGTGCGCGGCGCTGGTCGCGGGACGCGCACGGTCGACATGAAGGGCCTCAAGGCGGCGATGAAGGATGGCGACTTCAGCACGATCACCCAGCAGCTGGGCGTGATGGCGGCGACGATCGATGCCGATCCGGCCAAGCTGAGCGCGACCGGGCTGAAGCAGCTGGGCGAGATCCACGCCAACCTGGGCACCGTCCTCGCGCTGGCCAATCGCGATCCGGAGGCCGAGGCGAAGGCGGCGGCGGAGATCGAGCGGATGGCGGGCAACGCCATCGCCCGCGATGCAATCCGGCGCGCCGAAGCCTTCATCGGCTGA
- a CDS encoding thermonuclease family protein yields the protein MSLLLSAAALAIAVCPPPPARRETCVHDGDTVWIDREKIRLLEIDAPELDATDPDERRRAILARARLVALLDGEAVIIRRDGHDCFGRTLARIETAQGDVGQALLREGLAEAYRGERHPCG from the coding sequence ATGTCGCTCCTGCTTTCAGCCGCCGCCCTTGCGATCGCCGTCTGCCCACCGCCGCCAGCGCGGCGCGAAACCTGCGTCCACGATGGCGATACGGTGTGGATCGATCGGGAGAAGATCAGGCTGCTGGAGATCGACGCGCCGGAGCTGGACGCGACCGACCCGGACGAACGCCGCCGGGCGATACTGGCACGCGCTCGCCTGGTCGCGCTGCTCGATGGCGAGGCGGTGATCATCCGCCGCGACGGCCACGACTGTTTCGGGCGAACGCTGGCGCGGATCGAAACGGCGCAGGGCGATGTCGGGCAGGCGCTGCTGCGGGAGGGGCTCGCCGAAGCGTACCGGGGCGAACGGCATCCCTGCGGCTGA
- a CDS encoding phage major capsid protein, whose amino-acid sequence MAGIKDLSLKQAEEKLATIQDNMGTVLKEALTDNGQKDFSKVTFFGSEVKGSVAVAEKFQQLDAEANELGEHIDTLRGAEKAAQNYEAREKGMRNFPLPGAGADGRPANVGQFKSLGAQAVETKAFKQWLSEGCPEGISMQFEKALASDFIASGARGQTIGSKALMSTAAGFAPESVRMPGFVEMPTRPIQLVDILPLNRTGQTSVKYMEETTRTHAAAETAEGAAFKEDAFAFTERTSDVRKIPTSIPVTDEQFEDVPLIEGYINNRLPFSLRQRLDFQVGMGNGGAPNLRGIFNTPGILTQAIGADAPADAFFKAMTKIRVEGRALPTHNLIHPYDWQDIRLERTADGIYIYGAPTEDRPDRLWGLPVVQYEPMGQGKGLVGSFMPEYIELVERRGIDIQVGYVNAQFAEGKRTVRADMRAALPVYRPSAFSEVNLTE is encoded by the coding sequence ATGGCCGGTATCAAGGATCTCTCGCTCAAGCAGGCGGAGGAAAAGCTCGCCACCATCCAGGACAACATGGGCACGGTGCTGAAGGAAGCATTGACCGACAATGGTCAGAAGGACTTCAGCAAGGTCACCTTCTTCGGCAGCGAAGTAAAAGGCTCGGTCGCGGTGGCCGAGAAGTTCCAGCAGCTCGACGCCGAAGCCAACGAGCTGGGCGAACACATCGACACGCTGCGCGGCGCGGAGAAGGCGGCGCAAAACTACGAAGCCCGCGAAAAGGGCATGCGCAACTTCCCGCTGCCCGGTGCCGGTGCAGATGGCCGCCCGGCCAATGTCGGCCAGTTCAAGTCGCTCGGCGCGCAGGCGGTTGAGACCAAGGCGTTCAAGCAGTGGCTCTCCGAAGGCTGCCCCGAGGGTATCTCGATGCAGTTCGAGAAGGCGCTGGCGTCCGACTTTATCGCGAGCGGCGCGCGTGGGCAGACGATCGGCAGCAAGGCGCTGATGTCGACCGCTGCGGGCTTCGCGCCGGAAAGCGTGCGGATGCCGGGCTTCGTCGAAATGCCGACCCGCCCGATCCAGCTGGTCGATATTCTTCCGCTCAACCGCACCGGCCAGACTTCCGTCAAGTACATGGAAGAAACCACCCGGACGCACGCGGCGGCGGAAACCGCCGAGGGCGCGGCGTTCAAGGAAGACGCTTTCGCCTTCACCGAACGCACCAGCGACGTGCGCAAGATCCCCACCAGCATCCCGGTGACCGACGAGCAGTTCGAAGACGTTCCGCTGATCGAGGGCTACATCAACAACCGCCTGCCCTTCAGCCTGCGCCAGCGCCTCGACTTCCAGGTCGGCATGGGCAACGGCGGCGCGCCCAACCTGCGCGGCATCTTCAACACGCCCGGCATTCTCACCCAAGCGATCGGCGCGGATGCTCCGGCAGACGCGTTCTTCAAGGCGATGACCAAGATCCGGGTCGAAGGCCGCGCGCTGCCGACGCACAACCTGATCCACCCCTACGACTGGCAGGACATCCGGCTGGAGCGCACGGCGGACGGGATATACATCTACGGTGCTCCGACCGAAGACCGCCCGGATCGCCTGTGGGGTCTGCCCGTCGTCCAGTACGAGCCGATGGGCCAAGGCAAGGGCCTGGTCGGCAGTTTCATGCCCGAATACATCGAGCTGGTCGAACGGCGCGGGATCGACATTCAGGTCGGCTACGTCAACGCGCAGTTCGCCGAGGGCAAGCGCACCGTGCGCGCCGACATGCGCGCCGCGCTGCCGGTCTATCGCCCGAGCGCCTTCTCCGAGGTCAACCTCACCGAATAG
- a CDS encoding helix-hairpin-helix domain-containing protein, which produces MTPLLRAALFALSNQETTKMPKHQIAAQRLYLTADRQALVPAGHDEAAILYANEGTIIPESACEMFGLKDGQLPGGKKASAKGAAKAAPPPPNKGAPPPPNKAAPTPPNKGAPPSPNKAAKVPEDKVIKLGEGKADAADGGTAKAPELTDIDGIGPATAKALIGAGIAGVAGLAAVDLANRPEIEGLASTFDWGSSIAAAKALVGSTDDEAAATDEEE; this is translated from the coding sequence GTGACGCCGCTGCTGCGCGCCGCCCTGTTCGCCTTGTCCAACCAGGAGACCACGAAAATGCCCAAGCACCAGATCGCCGCCCAGCGGCTTTACCTCACCGCCGACAGGCAGGCCCTCGTCCCGGCAGGCCACGATGAAGCGGCGATCCTCTACGCCAACGAGGGCACGATCATCCCCGAATCGGCGTGCGAGATGTTCGGCCTGAAGGACGGCCAGCTGCCCGGCGGCAAGAAGGCCAGCGCGAAGGGCGCAGCCAAGGCCGCGCCGCCGCCTCCGAACAAGGGCGCGCCGCCTCCGCCGAACAAGGCCGCACCGACGCCCCCGAACAAGGGCGCGCCGCCTTCGCCGAACAAGGCCGCGAAGGTGCCGGAGGACAAGGTGATCAAGCTGGGCGAAGGCAAGGCCGACGCCGCCGATGGAGGCACGGCGAAAGCGCCCGAGCTGACCGACATCGACGGGATCGGCCCGGCGACCGCCAAGGCCCTGATCGGGGCAGGCATCGCCGGGGTCGCGGGCCTTGCCGCCGTCGACCTCGCCAACCGGCCCGAGATCGAGGGGCTGGCCAGCACCTTCGACTGGGGCAGCTCGATCGCTGCCGCCAAGGCTCTGGTTGGCTCCACCGATGACGAAGCCGCCGCGACGGACGAAGAAGAATGA
- a CDS encoding DUF3168 domain-containing protein, which yields MSEPADLEAGLLAYLLNQGTVTAEVAGRVFAGELPADETAAMPRGAIVLKASGGVSLTAESENDHDTQRIDLFTFGATPREAATIMRTAALALRRLKRGIYGGVLIHWVNPAGGSAQGREPGTEWPRHFQSFQALHGLTQVQP from the coding sequence ATGAGCGAGCCGGCCGATCTGGAAGCGGGCCTGCTCGCCTACCTGCTCAACCAGGGCACCGTCACCGCAGAGGTGGCCGGGCGCGTCTTCGCGGGCGAGCTGCCTGCCGACGAGACCGCCGCCATGCCGCGCGGCGCGATCGTGCTGAAGGCGAGCGGCGGCGTCTCGCTCACCGCCGAGAGCGAGAACGACCACGACACCCAGCGGATCGACCTGTTCACCTTCGGCGCAACCCCGCGCGAGGCCGCGACGATCATGCGCACCGCCGCGCTCGCGCTGCGCCGCCTCAAGCGTGGGATCTACGGCGGCGTCCTGATCCACTGGGTCAACCCGGCGGGCGGCTCTGCCCAGGGCCGCGAGCCGGGCACCGAATGGCCGCGTCACTTCCAGTCTTTTCAGGCCCTGCACGGCCTCACCCAAGTCCAACCCTAG
- a CDS encoding phage tail length tape measure family protein, giving the protein MSENLGDALLTLRTDDAQFNSGVDKAEGRAKKLGGQLDQTRGQADRLGNELTDTGAKASKMGDSFQQGGTKVVASSAAQKAGMQQLSFQIGDIATMYSMGARPTQIFASQIGQVTQAIQLATGGASKFAAFLGGPWGMAITAGVIVLAPFIGKLFEAEKAMEAVEFSSHAMGDAQGILGSVIDLTTGKIKDQTSALWRLAEAKAAAGQMQARENVQELRKTLKDAAEQKGGIMTVAGIPVPKLGARGIVGLQRSSTPTAKIAQGVLDGTLSPQAARKQLQALEGSVSGDKLGQLLSTITSLDLEQVNVEVYEDLEAALSGDKDALEGFLNRPDAKKTRSRTPRTPKGPTLAELQSRFEGEDVQLQRETLQAKLQLATTAEERADIQAELLTLERDQRLAEIEASKLSETQKEALRKRVEELLGKETPDDPDGTIVVGQNTGLQGQLDQRAYAAEIEREIAALAQARFEAETEALQVQLSLADTEAERKAIALKLLEADERYLEQKLQQILDSKVADDNAKAVAQIALDAQRATAAGRREEVARANGTTVDRYLRDLNKTPEQINEAIDGIAIGGLETLNDGLVDMLMNARSVGDAFKSMGDLFHSMTEQIIADLLRIAMQQMIVAPIANFIFGAAGDGGERSGGFLSKLLSGFAGLFADGGTIPTGQFGIVGEAGPELAFAAPGGLGIMSNSDSRRALGRGGAQQNGGDQFTFNMPVDATGADSAAIARLNSRLDRMERDLPSTIVGTVRDAQERRFLAGGAA; this is encoded by the coding sequence ATGTCTGAGAACCTCGGCGATGCCCTGCTGACGCTGCGCACGGACGATGCGCAGTTCAACTCTGGCGTCGACAAGGCAGAGGGCCGCGCGAAGAAGCTGGGCGGCCAGCTCGACCAGACGCGTGGGCAGGCCGACCGCCTTGGCAATGAGCTGACCGACACGGGGGCCAAAGCCTCCAAGATGGGAGACAGCTTCCAGCAGGGCGGCACGAAGGTGGTGGCATCGTCGGCTGCCCAGAAGGCCGGGATGCAGCAGCTCAGCTTCCAGATCGGCGACATTGCGACGATGTATTCGATGGGCGCGCGGCCCACTCAGATCTTCGCCTCGCAGATCGGGCAGGTCACGCAGGCGATCCAACTGGCGACCGGAGGGGCAAGCAAGTTCGCCGCGTTCCTTGGCGGGCCGTGGGGCATGGCGATCACGGCGGGCGTGATCGTCCTCGCGCCGTTCATCGGCAAGCTCTTCGAAGCCGAGAAGGCGATGGAGGCGGTCGAGTTCTCCAGCCACGCGATGGGCGATGCGCAGGGCATCCTGGGCAGCGTGATCGACCTGACCACCGGCAAGATCAAGGATCAGACCAGCGCGCTGTGGAGATTAGCCGAGGCGAAGGCTGCTGCGGGGCAAATGCAGGCTCGTGAAAACGTGCAGGAACTGCGCAAGACACTGAAGGACGCGGCGGAGCAAAAGGGCGGCATTATGACGGTCGCGGGCATTCCGGTGCCGAAGCTGGGCGCGCGTGGGATCGTGGGCCTTCAGCGCAGCTCCACGCCCACCGCGAAGATTGCCCAGGGCGTGCTGGATGGCACCCTCTCGCCCCAGGCGGCACGAAAGCAGCTACAGGCGCTGGAAGGGTCGGTCTCGGGTGACAAGTTGGGTCAGCTGCTTTCCACGATCACCAGCCTCGATCTCGAACAGGTCAATGTCGAAGTTTACGAGGACCTAGAGGCCGCCTTAAGCGGCGATAAGGACGCGCTTGAGGGCTTCCTAAACCGGCCCGACGCGAAGAAGACCCGCTCCCGCACCCCGCGCACGCCGAAGGGGCCGACCCTCGCCGAGCTGCAATCCCGATTTGAGGGCGAGGACGTACAGCTCCAGCGCGAGACCTTGCAGGCGAAGCTTCAGCTGGCGACTACCGCCGAAGAACGCGCGGACATCCAGGCGGAGCTGCTGACGCTGGAGCGTGACCAGCGGCTGGCCGAGATCGAGGCGAGCAAGCTCAGCGAGACGCAGAAGGAAGCGCTGCGCAAGCGGGTTGAGGAGCTGTTGGGCAAGGAAACGCCCGACGATCCGGACGGCACGATCGTGGTGGGCCAGAACACCGGCCTGCAAGGTCAGCTCGACCAGCGCGCCTACGCTGCGGAGATCGAGCGCGAGATCGCCGCGCTGGCGCAGGCCCGGTTCGAGGCAGAGACCGAGGCGCTTCAGGTGCAGCTGTCGCTGGCCGACACCGAGGCGGAGCGCAAGGCCATCGCGCTCAAGCTGCTGGAGGCGGATGAACGCTATCTGGAGCAGAAGCTTCAGCAGATCCTCGACAGCAAGGTGGCGGACGACAACGCGAAGGCCGTGGCGCAGATCGCGCTCGATGCCCAGCGCGCGACCGCAGCGGGCCGGCGCGAGGAAGTTGCCCGCGCCAACGGGACCACGGTCGATCGCTACCTGCGCGACCTCAACAAGACGCCCGAGCAGATCAACGAGGCGATCGACGGGATCGCGATCGGCGGGCTGGAGACGTTGAACGACGGGCTGGTCGACATGCTGATGAACGCCCGGTCGGTGGGCGATGCCTTCAAGTCGATGGGCGACCTCTTCCACTCGATGACCGAGCAGATCATCGCCGACCTTCTGCGGATCGCGATGCAGCAGATGATCGTCGCGCCGATCGCCAACTTCATCTTCGGCGCGGCGGGCGATGGTGGTGAGCGCAGTGGCGGCTTCCTGTCCAAGCTCCTGTCAGGCTTCGCAGGTCTGTTTGCGGATGGCGGGACGATCCCGACAGGGCAGTTCGGCATCGTCGGAGAAGCGGGGCCGGAGCTGGCCTTCGCCGCGCCGGGTGGCCTTGGCATCATGTCCAACTCCGACAGTCGCCGCGCGCTTGGCCGGGGCGGCGCGCAGCAGAACGGCGGCGACCAGTTCACCTTCAACATGCCGGTCGATGCGACGGGAGCGGATTCCGCGGCGATCGCGCGGCTCAATTCGCGGCTCGACCGGATGGAGCGTGATCTGCCCTCGACGATCGTCGGCACCGTGCGCGATGCGCAGGAGCGGCGTTTCCTCGCAGGAGGCGCGGCATGA
- a CDS encoding phage tail protein, which yields MSKVIQTIVGIGLAVAGAITGNWSLILAGVSMVGGALLTPSFKGGDRTAAAATLQIGEIYREAIVGRVAVAGSLVDAFNFGGEYGTDWEVLVIALADHRCDGLPGFFVDDSYRTFTGDGPVPGFNGQLEVYWRDGRWDQEVPQILLDHGPGWTANDRGRGVAYVVVAYKADDQADEDAAAIFPGGRPRFRWVVRGMRCYDARKDDTVGGSGTHRRNDPSTWTWSENPIVARYNWARGIYAGDKVDQPEMLLVGRGLSAIEAPPQNVFARANICDELVGGAPRYRIGALISGGETHLSVEEEIAAACAGVIIQPQGAVEIDPGAAKAPVAHFTDADMVVGTKRSWSDILSRGDDGWVNTVVATFVDPAQRWIERSTPPARVQADLIADGGPREQRLRLPMVPYYAQATRVTEIVRRLGRLFGRAQVTLPPRFAAIEEGDWVTWQSDRYFGGATKTFRVDAWGSDEGWRHQLTLREIDANAFADTATPEDTAVGVQQPSPGDLLAPGETAWTLAGIAIEGPGGSTPALRITGAIDSSAASLIRVDYREFGETEWNSHGDYSRETTALLISPVADQTQYEASIRYIVDGFPTPRRVLGPVTSGTLSANVGGYDGATIDDILGRLSTLEGAA from the coding sequence GTGAGTAAGGTGATCCAGACGATCGTCGGAATCGGCCTCGCAGTGGCGGGTGCCATCACCGGCAACTGGTCGCTGATCCTGGCGGGCGTCTCGATGGTGGGCGGCGCGCTGCTGACACCGTCGTTCAAGGGCGGCGATCGCACGGCAGCCGCCGCGACCCTCCAGATCGGCGAGATCTACCGTGAAGCGATTGTGGGCCGGGTCGCCGTTGCCGGGAGCCTGGTCGACGCGTTCAACTTCGGCGGCGAATACGGCACGGATTGGGAAGTGCTGGTGATCGCCTTGGCTGATCATCGCTGTGACGGCCTGCCGGGCTTCTTCGTCGACGATAGCTACCGCACCTTCACCGGCGATGGGCCGGTGCCCGGTTTCAATGGACAGCTTGAGGTCTACTGGCGCGATGGCCGGTGGGATCAGGAGGTGCCGCAGATCCTGCTCGACCACGGACCGGGATGGACGGCGAATGATCGCGGTCGCGGCGTGGCCTACGTGGTGGTCGCCTACAAGGCCGACGATCAGGCCGACGAGGATGCTGCGGCAATCTTTCCCGGTGGCCGCCCGCGCTTCCGCTGGGTGGTGCGCGGGATGCGCTGCTACGACGCGCGCAAAGACGACACGGTGGGCGGCAGCGGCACCCACCGGCGCAATGATCCCTCCACCTGGACTTGGAGCGAGAACCCGATCGTCGCCCGCTATAACTGGGCGCGCGGGATCTACGCAGGCGACAAGGTGGACCAGCCCGAGATGCTGCTGGTCGGGCGCGGGCTCTCCGCGATCGAGGCACCGCCGCAGAACGTCTTCGCGCGCGCCAATATCTGCGACGAGCTGGTCGGCGGTGCGCCGCGCTATCGCATCGGCGCGTTGATCAGCGGTGGCGAGACGCACCTGTCGGTCGAAGAAGAGATCGCCGCCGCCTGCGCGGGCGTGATCATCCAGCCGCAGGGTGCGGTCGAGATTGATCCGGGTGCGGCGAAGGCTCCGGTGGCGCACTTCACCGATGCGGACATGGTGGTGGGGACCAAGCGCAGCTGGTCGGACATTCTCAGCCGGGGCGATGATGGCTGGGTGAACACCGTGGTTGCGACGTTCGTCGACCCCGCGCAGCGCTGGATCGAACGCTCTACCCCGCCCGCGCGCGTCCAGGCCGATCTGATCGCCGATGGTGGCCCGCGTGAGCAGCGTCTCAGATTGCCGATGGTGCCTTATTACGCGCAGGCCACGCGGGTGACCGAGATCGTGCGCCGTCTGGGCAGGCTGTTCGGTCGCGCGCAGGTCACCCTGCCGCCCCGGTTCGCCGCGATCGAGGAAGGCGACTGGGTGACGTGGCAGAGCGATCGCTATTTCGGCGGCGCGACGAAGACCTTCCGTGTGGATGCCTGGGGATCGGACGAAGGCTGGCGGCACCAGCTGACCCTGCGAGAGATCGATGCCAACGCCTTCGCCGATACCGCGACGCCGGAAGATACGGCGGTGGGCGTGCAGCAGCCATCGCCCGGCGATCTGCTCGCGCCCGGCGAGACCGCCTGGACGCTGGCGGGGATCGCAATCGAAGGCCCCGGAGGTTCGACTCCCGCGCTGCGCATCACCGGCGCGATCGACAGCTCCGCCGCCTCGCTGATCAGGGTGGATTATCGGGAGTTCGGCGAAACCGAGTGGAACAGTCACGGCGATTACAGCCGAGAGACCACCGCGCTGCTCATCTCCCCCGTCGCGGACCAGACGCAATACGAGGCCTCGATCCGCTACATCGTCGACGGCTTTCCAACACCGCGCCGCGTGCTTGGCCCGGTTACCAGCGGCACGCTGAGCGCCAATGTGGGCGGCTACGACGGCGCGACGATCGACGACATCCTCGGTCGGCTCAGCACACTGGAAGGGGCAGCCTGA